Below is a window of Mucilaginibacter terrenus DNA.
GAACACGTTGTTTATAATAGCAAGCCGTAAAGTTAAGCAGTTGCAGCTTATTAACGGCAGGCTTTTTTATTTACGGTGTGGTGTTTACTGGCGAAAAGAAGCAGAAATTACAACCAGTCAAAACGATAAGCAGCCCTTATGCCCAGTACCTTTATACGTGAGCTGCCCCAGTCTTCGTAACGCAGCGAAAAATCTATACTGCTGCGATTTTTCATAGGCACCATTAAACCAGGCCCAAGCGCAATAACTGCATATTTGCGTTTAGCGTAATTGGTTTCTATAGATATACCACCTTCACCTTCAAAGTATAAGCCATCTCCAAGGAAGTATTTTACCCCGGCCTTTACAGGTATAAAAGCACCAGCTTTATTAGGGCCTTCCTCGGTACGATAAGCATCTTTAACACGAAGTATTTGGTATCCCCCGGCTGCAGTTACACTCAGGTTTTCGCCGATGGGGTATTCTCCTTTGATAGAGGCACCTGCACCAACAGTGAAAAACTCGTTCCGGATAGCTACAGGCATGTCCAGGCCAATACTAAAAGCTTTATTGTTGTCCTGTTGATACGTATAGTTTTGCGCTTGCAACGAAGAGCAAAAACAAAAACATGTAAAAAGTAGGGCTAGGATTTTTTTCATATTAACAACAAAGCGTTGATTTGGACGTAAACTTACGAAAATGATTGCATTGCTTTTGTGATAATCAAAAAAAACGTCACCAGGCCAGTCGGTAGGCTACCCTCAGGGCAGTTTGTTTAAGCCGGCCGCTACCCCAGTTCTCGTATTTAAGGCCAACATCAAACCCCGTATGCTTACCGGTAGAGAACAGAAAACCAGGACCAACAGAAAAGGCAAAGAGCTTATCCTTGTTGTAATTGGTCTCTATCGCGGTGCCTGCCTCACCTTCTAAATAAAAACCTTCGGACAGGTAATATTTTGCGCCCGCTTTTAATGGTATATAGCCGGAAGGATCCTGCGATCTGGTGCTGCCTATGAGTGCACTTTTGTAGTAAAAGCTGGTGTAACCAGCAGTAACAGTAAGGCTTATGGATTGGCTAATAGGCACTTCGGCCTTACCGGAGCCACCAAAACCAATGTTGTAAATACTGTTTGTGGGGAAACCGAGGTCCAGGCCTATCCCAAACGCATTAGATGTAACCTTTTGCCCAAATGCGGTGACGGAAAAGAAAATTAATATTAAGGGTAGACAGTACTTCATAGCTTACAAAAGATAATGAGCCAAAGTAATACTTTGCCGATACATCTTAAATATAAATTGAAGTAAAACAAACAGGCCGCCCTTTGAGAGCGGCCTGTTTATATTGTAATTGGCTTAACTTAGAAGCTGATACCTAAACGAAGCGCAACCTGGCTGGTTGTACCGTTCTTTGACCAACCTTCGTAACGAACGCCAACGTCAAAGCCGCCATCGAAAGTGTAACCTAGGCCGGGTGCGTAGGCAAAGCCTGTCCCGCCGCCACTTTGTGTACTGAACACAGCGCCTAATTGACCTTCGCCATAAAAGCCTTGATCGAAGTAATGTTTAATACCAGCCTTCAATGGAACAAAACCAGCGCCTTTCTCGCCTGATACAGCTTTTCCGAAATCATTATAAAAGAACCTTGTATAGCCGCCAGAGATGGTAAAGAAAGTACCAGTAGCAATTGGCAGATCGTACTTTAGATCAAGGCCGCCTGCGAATGAGGATACATCGTGAGCGCTGCCAACAGGTAAACCCGCGTTTAAGCCTAAGCTAAATTTACCGGTTTCGCTGCTTGATTGTGCAAAACATGTGCTTGCTGCGCCTACTACAAACAGGATAGCAAATAGAATTTTTTTCATGACAATGGTTTTTTGAATTATAAATATTTGTTCTGAAACAGTGTTATCGGTCAATTTGTTTTTTTGAACGATAACCTCTCCCGGCAGGGTACCGCTGCCAGCTTGTTTCGGACAAAATGACGCCCAACCATACCCTGATGTTACAGCGTGGGATGAAAAAACTTAAAATAGAAGATTAACTAATTGGTTGTAAGCCGATTTATTTCGCTACAATTTGGTTGGTAAGTTCGATGAAAATACCCTCCAGCGACTTATTATTATTCGCTAACCTGATGTTACTTAAACTATCATTAGCTACAATTTCCCCTTTGTTGATAATTATAACGCGGTTGCAAACTGCCTCTACCTCCTGCATAATATGGGTAGATAGTACTACTGTTTTGGTTTTACCCAAGTCGGTTATCAACTGGCGGATGCCAATAAGCTGGTTAGGATCAAGGCCGGAGGTTGGCTCGTCTAGTATAAGCACCTTTGGGTCGTGCAGTATAGCCTGTGCCAGCCCTACACGCTGCCGGTAACCTTTTGATAGCTGTGCTATTTTCTTGTGCTGCTCCGGCCCAAGCCCGGTAAGCTCTATAACTTCAGCAATGCGCTTTTGAGGATTGTGCAGCTGATGTATGCCTGCGGTAAATCCAAGCGCTTCCTTAACATACATCTCGGTGTATAGCGGGTTACTCTCGGGCAGGTAACCAATATTCCTCTTAACCTCTAAAGGCTGTTGGCCAATGTCAAACCCGCATACAGATGCAGCGCCACTTGTGGGCGGTATAAAGCAGGTAAGCATTTTCATGGTGGTAGATTTCCCTGCGCCATTCGGCCCTAAAAAACCAAGCACACCTGTATCGGCAGAAAAAGATATGCCATCAACAGCTTTCTGGTGGCCATAAATTTTGGTGAGTGTATCTACCTTAATGCTCATAACTTCAAAGTTAGATAAATAGTCGGAAAGTACCGAAGTCAGCAAGTCGGAGAAGCAAAAAGTCAAGTCTGAAAAGCAGCACTGTCCGACTTTTCTCCCTGAACTTCGTTAACTTTTGGACTTCGGACTTTCCGACTCCACGACTTTTTAACTTTAATACTAAAAACTATCTTTGCCGCACTATGAGTAATACCACCGAAGACATTTTTAAGAATGTTATTGCACATGCCAAGGAGTATGGCTTTGTTTTTCCGTCCAGCGAGATCTATGATGGCCTCAGCGCCGTTTACGACTACGGCCAAAATGGTTCGGAATTAAAGAACAACCTGAAAACCTACTGGTGGAAGGCCATGGTGCAGATGAACGATAATATTGTTGGTATAGACTCCGCCATATTTATGCACCCAACCATCTGGAAAGCAAGCGGTCACGTAGACGGCTTCAGCGACCCGATGATTGATAATAAAGACAGCAAAAAACGTTACCGGGCAGACCAATTACTGGAGGACCGTATAGCCAGCTTAGACGAAGAAGGCAAAACCAGCGAAGCTGAAGAGTTACAGTTGGAAATGGACAACGCTTTAAAAGCCGAGAACCTGCCCCGTTTACGCGAACTCATAATTGAGCAGAATATTAAATGCCCGGTTAGCGGCACTGCCAACTGGACAGATGTACGCCAGTTTAACCTGATGTTCAGCACCCAGGTAGGCGCCATTGCTGATGAATCGGACACCATTTACCTGCGCCCGGAAACTGCACAGGGTATTTTTGTTAATTACCTTAACGTTCAAAAATCCGGCAGGATGAAGATCCCTTTTGGTATTGCCCAAATTGGTAAGGCATTCCGCAACGAGGTGATCGCCCGCCAGTTCATCATCCGCATGCGTGAGTTTGAGCAAATGGAGATGCAGTTCTTTGTTCGCCCGGGCACACAGCGCGAGTGGTTTGACAAGTGGAAAGAAACCCGCCTGAAATGGCACCTTGCCCTTGGCACAGCTCCTGAAAAGTACCGCTACCACGAACATACCAAGCTGGCACATTATGCTGATGCCGCGTACGACATAGAGTTTAACTTTCCGTTCGGCTTTAAAGAGGTTGAAGGCATACACAGCCGTACTGACTTTGATTTGAGCCAACACGAGAAGTTCTCACGCAAGAAAATGCAATACTTCGACCCGGAAGTTGACCCGGAAACAGGCAAACCTTACGGTAATTACGTGCCATACGTAATAGAGACTTCGATAGGGCTTGACCGTATGTTCCTGCTTACGCTGATCAACGCTTACGAAGAAGAAGACCTGAGCACTGAAGAAAGACAGGACAGCCGTACCGTGCTGCGCCTGCACCCTTGCCTGGCACCAGTTAAGGCAGCTATATTCCCGCTAACCAAGAAAGATGGCCTGCCGGAAAAAGCCCGCGAGATAATGGATAGCCTTAAACTCGATTTCAACCTGCAATACGAAGAAAAGGATGCTATCGGCAAGCGTTACCGCCGCCAGGATGCAATCGGCACGCCTTTCTGTATTACGGTTGACCATCAAACATTAGAAGATAACACCGTTACCATCCGCCACCGCGATACCATGGCACAGGAACGTGTTCCTGCCGACCAGCTGGATAAGATTATTGGCGATCTGGTAAGCTGGAAGAACGTTTTATAGTCATTTCTGCTTACTAAATATAAAATAAGGCCTGCAGCGATGCGGGCTTTATTATTATATTCCGGACGCTACATTATTCATCAGCAATTATTCAAACTCATTATAAAAAGCAAAATATTAGGTATATTAATCTTTAAGAATATATCTTTATCCCTCAAGTTTAATAATTTGTTTGATATTGAAGCCGGCACTGATATTAGTTGTTATCATAAACATAATTAGCACGCATGCGCTTGCCTATCAACCGGCTCAATCTGTTAATAAACTTAAGGCCAAATTACTTGCGAAAGGGAAGCAAACTGATACCGCTGCTGTAAACATCCTTAATACCATTGCTGAAGAGTTTTACGAAAGCGCACCTGATAGTACAGTGCATTATGCAGAAAACGCATTTGCAATTGCAAACAAGCTCAACTATACCCGTGGTAAAGCAGACGCGTACGTGCAGCTAGCATCCGTTAATAACTTCCGAGGCCAATATGCTGCAGGTACGGTAAATTACAATAAAGCACTGCAACTGTATCGCTCGAATAAAGACCAACTTGGTGTAAGTAAAGCGTTCATGGGCCTGGGCAGCATTCAGGATTATCTTGGCAACTACACCGTAGCGCTAAATTACTACGAAAAGGCTCTTGCAATACGCAAGCAGTTGGGCAATCAACAGGAAGTGGCTAATAGTTATGCTATTATAGGTATTACTTATGATAATAAGGGGCAGTTCACAAAAGCGCTCGACAACTATTTCAAGTCGTTGAATATTGATCTAAAGCTTAATAACCATCTTGCAGCTGCGGACAATTATTGCAATATCGGTGTGGTAATGCAGCATCTGGAGCTTTGGGACAAAGCGATGGATTACTTCAACAAAGCAAATGCTTTGTGGCTGCGCTTGGACGATAAGCAGGGTATAAGTACCATCAGCCAGAACATTGGCGAGGTGCTGATGTCGCAAAAGAAGTTTAATGAGGCAAATACTTACTTTCAAAAGGCACTTAAAGATTACCTGATCCTGGGCGACCAGGACGGCATAAGCCTGGTGTATTATGATCTCGGTATAGTAAATTATCATCTGCAAAAAACTGATTCAGCTATATTTTATCTCAAGAAGTCACTCGAGTCGGCAACTGCAAACAACATTCAGTATAACATGGCCTATGCCTACGAAGGTTTGGCACTTGTTTACAATCTGGAAAAGAGATATTCCGAAGCATACGCTCACGCGCTTTCGGCTCAGAAACTTGCCGGCAAACTACAAAGCCTGAATACACAAGCCGATGCTACACTGCAGGTAAGCAACGCATTGGCTGGTTTAAAGCAATTTGATAAAGCTTACGAGCAGCATCGCCTTTATACAAGCCTGCGTGATAGCTTAAAAAACGACGAAACGCTGCAAAAATTCGCTTCTTACAACATGGCGATAGACTTTGAGAACAGTCAAAGGAAAGCCGTAGTTAAAGAGGCTCAACTGGTAAAGAAAATAGAGCAGCAACGGGTTGCAAACACCATCTACGCAATAGTAATTGTGATTATTACCATTATGATGATCATCTATTACAATGCTAAACGTAAACAGCTAAAAGCAAATGCCATGCTTGCCGAAAAAAATAGGGAAGTGCTTGAGCAAGCAGAAGAACTTAACGGACTAAATACGCTTAAAGACAGGCTCATTAGCATACTGGCACATGACCTGCGTGCACCGCTTAGTACGTTAAGGGGAATGTTTACGCTGCTAACCCAACATGATATTACGCCGGAGGAATTTGCCGAGATGGTCCCTTTAGTATCTGGCAAACTGGAACATACCTCCGATTTCCTGGACACCCTCCTCTTTTGGATAAACAGCCAGGTGGATAACATTACGGATACGACCAAAAACTTCTGTTTAAGTGATGTAGTGAAAGTTGAATTGGAGACTTTACAAGATCAGTTAAAGCAAAAAAACATAACCGCCATCAACTCTGTAACAACCGGGCACGTGGTTATGGCAGACCCCAATTCGATAAGGATAGTGGTACACAACTTTCTTACTAATTCTATCAAGTTCTCGCATGAGAACAGCTTAATAGAAATCAAGGCTCAAGTTATAAACGGCGAAGTACTATTTATGGTGAAAGACCATGGCATTGGAATGAGTACCGATCAATTAGGTAAACTGTTTAAGCGCAAAGTGGAAAGTCAACCAGGTACAAAAAATGAGCGTGGTACGGGCATGGGCTTAATCTTTTGTAAGGACCTTGTTGAGAAGTATAACGGCAGGATATGGGCCAAAAGCGATCTTAATGCCGGCACCGAGTTGGGTTTCGCGCTCGCTTCCGCGTCATCGGTGGTAGAGAATTCACCTAAACTGGTGTAAGTTAACCTTTTGTAAACTTGCATTCATACCAAAACAATTTTAGCCCTTATAGCCTTGTGTGTTAAGCTACCAGGCTACTCAAAATGGGAATTAAAATAAAGGATCAACCTTTTTACATACAAAGCACAGCCGTGCTATTCGGGCTCGTATTAGTTGTTTACGCGTTAGCAACACTCAGCGAGATACTTATACCACTTGCATTTGCCGCATTCCTGGCGATACTGCTTAACCCACTTGCAAACCGTATGCAGAAATGGGGGGTACCAAGGGTACTTTCAATTGTACTGGCATTGTCTGTAGCGTTTATTACTGTAGCTTTAGTATTCTATTTCCTGTCTACCCAGATCATCCAGTTTGGAGATTCACTTCCTATGCTTAAGCAAAAGCTTGGCGAGGTCACCATTACTGTAAAGCAATGGATAAATACCACCTTTGGCGTTCCTATAACCAAACAGGACCAAATGGTAAAGGAAGCACTAAACAACAGCCAGGCTATGTTAGGCAAAACTTTGGGTGGCTTGCTGGGAACACTTGCTATTGTATTCCTGTTGCCGGTTTACATATTCTTCATGCTGCTTTACAAGACATTGATCCTGAATTTCCTGTACGAAGTTTTTGCCGAAGAAAACTCTACCAAGGTAAGTGAGGTACTTAAAGAGACAAAAGGTGCCATCCAAAGCTATATAGTTGGCTTGTTGATAGAAATGATAATTGTAGCTGCCATGAACTCGCTGGCACTGGTACTATTAGGTGTAAAGTATGGTATTCTGATAGGATGCATTGGTGCTATACTTAACCTGATCCCCTATCTGGGAGGTATTATAGCTATCGCTTTACCGGTGTTAATGGCAACCGTTACCAAGGATGGCTTTTCAACACAGCTGGGTGTGATAGGTGCGTATATAGTTATCCAGTTTATAGATAACAATATATTAGTACCAAGAATCGTATCGTCCAAGGTTCAGATAAACGCCTTAATGTCAATAGTTGTGGTACTGCTGGGCAATCAGCTATGGGGCCTGTCGGGTATGTTCCTGTCTATTCCTTTTGTAGCAGTACTAAAGATCATTTTCGACCGTATAGAGGAACTGAAACCGTGGGGTAAACTTCTCGGTGATAACATTCCCACTCGGCACATGGGAGAAATGCTTCGAAACAGGTTAAAAAGAAAGGCAGTATTGCCTCAAAACCAGCAGCCTTAAACAAAGATCAAAAAAAGACCCATGACATTATGGGCCTTTTTTTGATGATAATAGTGATTAGTGACTGACAGGATTGTCTCCTTTGTTTAGCGTACCGTTGGTAAACAATAAAGGGTTCACCTTTTTGGTATCTCCCTGGTATACCCAAACAATATTACCTATGTACTTGCGGAATGCGTCACTCACCTGTGCCGTGGTGAGTTTTTTTACTTCATCAACAAGCGTTATCGAACGCATCCAGTTGTTGTGCAGCACCTCGTTAGAAATAAGTGATGCAGCCTGTGCTTCGTTGGTTTCGTTCTTATAATAAAAACCTGTGAGGTAAGTGACTTTCATATTTGCTACTTCATCATTAGCAAAGCCTTTTGATTTTATGCCGTCTACCAGTTTATCAAATACGGCTATGTATTTGTCGGGCTGCGTAGTTGATACGGAAAATCTAGCTGTAGCGGTGGTGCCGGTACTGAACCAGGCCTGAGGAGCATAAGACAGGCCATTGTTGGTGCGTATATCCAAAAAATGTTTATCAGCAAAAATGCGCATTGCCACATTAAAGGCGTTATAATCCGGGGTACCGGGTGCCGGGCCGCTGGTAATTCCTTCTACATAATTTGTTGCCAGATCGCGTTTTTCAGACGAAAATGTGTTTTTATAAACACGGAAAAACTCCTTCTTAGGTGTAAAAGGAGTGCCTTGTTTAACACCGGCCAGCATTGCAGCTATTTTAGCCTCTATATCTGCCCTTGGCAGGTCGGCCACAACAACGATCACCATTCTTGACCTGGTAAGTATTTTATTGTAGTATGCCTTTGTTTCAGCAGCGGTAAGCGCCTGTAAGATAGCCACGGTACCATCCGGGTCTTTAGCATAGTCACGTCCTTTAAATGCCACTTTATCGGCGTATTTATCTATAGCTGCATCGGGCTGCGCATCGTTAGATTTCAGGTTGTTTATGGCGTCCTGTTTTATCCGCTCAAACTCTTTGGGGTTAAAGGCTGGCTGCGTAATAGCTTCGGCATAAAGCGGCCAAACTGTATTAAAATCGCTTTTGATACAGTTCATACTAATCAAAGCATAATCTTTAGTATCATAACCATATACCTGTGCGCTTACTTTATCAAGCGCATTCTTAAATGTATTTTTATCATGTTTTAGTGTTCCGCATTCGGTAAGTGCATTAATCGCCATAGATTCAATACCCATCTTTTCGGCAGGATAGTTTTGCACACCGCCCTTTATAGCAGTTTGTACGACCACAATATCGTTACCGCTTGGCTGTACAATAACCTTTACACCGCTAACTATAGTTTCATAAGGCTTATTTTGCGCCTTAGCAGTACCGGCGCCAATTATAGCTGCTATTGCAAGCAGCCCTAATAATTTTATCTTTTTCATGTCGTGTGTACTGTTACAGGTTATTTAGCTTTAAAATAGGCATTTACATTGCTGGCTTTTGCCATTTCGGGGTTGATAACCATGCCTGCTACAAAAGGCTTGTTGGTTATATATCCGTTAACATACTTAGCTATGTCAGCACGGGTAACCTTCTGGTAATTATCAGTTAGGTTGGTACCATAATCAAGGGAAGTACTGCACCACATAAAGCTTAACTGACTTGGCAGGCTTGATGGCTTTTCCATTTCGCGGCTATGGTTACGCAGCAATATGGCTTTTGCGTCGGTTAACTGTTCATCGGTATAGTAATCGGGTTTATTCCACTGGCTCACCTGGTTCGTAACTTCGGTATAACATTCTTTTAGCTTATTCGGGTTAGGCACCACAAATAAGGTTATAGCGCCTGTATAGTGGCTGGTGGTATAGCTTACACTAGCGCTGGAAGCTAAGCCTTTATCAACAAGGGCTTGCTGCAATTTTGATGAGTTTAGCCCTAAAATGGTCGAGAATACATCCGCAGCTACAGTTGATGCCGAATCGATAACGTAAGCTGGCCCTTGCCAGGCAACTTCCATGTAGGGTGTTTGAGCTATTGTGGTTTCCTTTACTATCCACTGGCTTTTATCAAGTGGTTTAAAGGGCGGTATTGGGTACTTCTCATGAGGGTTAAAGCCACTGCTGGCCCAGTTGCCAAAAATATCCTCCGCTTTCTTAAATGCGTCCTCGTGCTTTACGTCCCCGCAGATGGTAAGCAAGCTATTATTGGGGAAGTAGTACTTATCTTTGATGATCATCATCTTTTCAGGCGTAGCTGTGTTGATAATCTCGTGTACACCAATCGGCATCTTACGGGTGATCAGGTCCCCCCAAAGGCCTTTGCTTACTTCATAGTATAACTGAAAATACGGGCTGCTCTCTGCGCGCTGAAACTCACCGTCGACTACGGGCCGCTCCTTTTTCATATCTTCTTCCCGGTATATAGGAAAACGTATAGCGGCATTCATAAACTTAAGGCCTGCGTTCAGGCTGTCTTTGTCGAAAGTAAAAAAGTAGTTTACCCGCTCTACATCGGTAGTGCCGTTCCAAATGGCGCCAAGTTCCTGCGTACGCTTCAGGAACTTCTCCTGGTCGGGATAATCCTTGTTGGCTTTAAAGAACATGTGCTCAAAAAGGTGAGAGAGACCGCTATATTCGGGCCCTTCTGTGTAAGCGCCGTTCTTTACGGCGATCTCAATGGTAGCCAGTGGCACTTTGCTGTTCTCGATCACGACAACTTCAAGTCCGTTCGGCAATTTTTTCCAGAAATATCCCTGGGGGAGCTTCGGCTGGGCGACAGCACACACGGAACATAGGATTCCGACTGCGCCAGCGGTTAATAATTTGATAAGTTTGGCCATCATATCTATGGTTTGGTTTTCACCATAAATATAATCAGAAATATTCCAAAACGATGATTATAGTTGTTATTTGAATTGTATGACCACTTTTTTGTTGGACACGTTTTCCAGGAAGGGCTGGAAAATAAGCGAAGCGTTTTTTTGAGCCCGACCGAGCAGGTTCATCTGCCCGGCAGTTGTAAGCATCTTTTTCTCGGCAATTTTATATACATCCTCTACCATAGTTTTAGCTTTATTGGGGAACCAAACACCCGAAACATCATACACCCTTGATTTCTGATGATCAAGTTTTACATAGCAAATTTCCGGTTTTGGCAGTGTAACAGAAACACTGTCCTGGCCGTGCTGTACAATGTCGGCCTTTTTAACTTTTGTAAGATCTATACATGCGGTAACCTCGCCTACAGCAACAAACAACACTCTCGAATCAGGGAGTATAATATGTAGCTCCTTTTTTTCAACTACATCTTTCATTGCATATTTTACAAGTTCAAGTTTCCCCATTGATACTATGCGGGATACCATAACGTCTTCGCTCACTTCTGTCCTTGTTGTGGTAAACTGATGTTTGATGTAGAAAAACAGGAACACCAGGAAGCCGGTAATCACAAGGGCTACCAGCAAAGTAAGCGAAATGCGTGAACGGGACGTTTTAGCATGTTGATGGGTGTAATATAGCTACAACCAAAAACAGCAATGGTTTGTACCATTGCTGTTTACCGCTATATTGTAGCTTTGTTCTTCTTCAGAACTTATTTGAACTTACGCGTATGTAACGTTTAAAGTAATTGGCACGCTTAAAGCTTTAGACACTATACAGCCTGCCTTTGCGCCTTCAGCTACTTCTTTAAATTTAGCTTCGTCAACACCGTCTATTACTGATGCTTTAAGCTCCAGGTGAATGCCTTTAATTTCCAGCGCTTGCATATCCAGATCAAGGATAGCATCAGTAGTAAGGTCGCCTGGTGTAATGCCTTGCTGTGTAAGCGCAGCACCAACTGCCATTGTAAAGCATCCTGCATGAGCTGCAGCTATTAGTTCTTCAGGGTTGGTGCCAATGCCATCGGCAAAGCGGGTTTTAAAAGAATATTGTGTTTTGTTAAGGATAGTGCTTTGAGTGGTTATCTCGCCCTTGCCTTCTTGCAGGGTGCCGTTCCAATGTGCATTTGCTGTACGTTTCATGGTATAATTTTTTATGAGTTTATGCTAAGTTAGTTATCCGCTTAAATAATTAAACAGGTAAGCTGATATTTAATCTGAAGTTTACATTCAGATGCAGTGCTGCATATAAGCTGACGATGTGATTACCATTTAGCCCGCTCGTATTGCAACGGCCATTTAATTTCCTGACCCAATTGATGCGCAGCACGTAGAGGAAAATGCGGATCGCGAAGCAGTTCGCGTGCTAAAAATACCAGATCGGCCTGGCCGGTTGTGATAATAGCATCAGCCTGTTCTGGTGTTGTAATAAGCCCCACAGCACCTGTTGGGATACCTGCCTGCTCTTTAACAGCCTGTGCAAACTCCACCTGGTAACCTGGCTTTAAAGGGATACGAACCCCGGATACATTACCACCGCTGGAGCAATCGATAAAATCTACGCCTTTTTCCTTTAATATTTTCGCCAGCGCTACAGAATCATCTATTGTCCAGCCGCCTTCGGTCCACTCGCTTGCAGATATACGCACAAACAGCGGATATTCCTCCGGCCAAACTTCCTGCACAGCTTCAACGGTTTCCAACACAAAGCGTATCCTGTTCTCAAATGAGCCACCATATTCATCTGTACGAAGGTTGCTTAGTGGCGACAAGAAGGCGTTTAACAAATAGCCATGTGCACCATGTAGTTCAATCACCTTAAACCCGGCTGCAAGCGCACGCACTGTTGCTGATTTAAAATCGTCAATTATCCTTGCTATTTCACGCTTGTCGAGTTCAACCGGCGGCTGCTCCGATGCAGAAAAAGCCACCGGGCTTGGGCCAAGTGTTTGCCAGCCATTTTCGTGCTCGGCAGGTATTTGTGCTCCGCCTGTCCAGGGTTGCGAGTGGCTGGCTTTACGGCCTGCGTGAGCAAGTTGAATGCCTGCTACTGCACCTTGTTTCTCAATAAAATTAGTAATCTCCTTTAACTTTGCAATATGTTCGTCTTTCCATATTCCAAGATCAGCATAAGAAATACGCCCCTCAGGAGATACCGCTGTAGCTTCAGTAATAATTAATCCGGCTCCCCCAATTGCGCGGCTGCCCAGATGTACCAGGTGCCAATTATTAGCAAATCCATCAGTGCTGGAGTACTGGCACATTGGCGACACTACTATCCGGTTACGCAATTCAATACTTTTGATTTTTAAGGGAGAAAAAAGATGCGGCATGTCAGATTGTTTTTTTGCAAATATGAGAAGTAACAACCACAGCAGTCTCACGGTTTTGTAAAATAGGCCTGTGCAGCAG
It encodes the following:
- the namA gene encoding NADPH dehydrogenase NamA encodes the protein MPHLFSPLKIKSIELRNRIVVSPMCQYSSTDGFANNWHLVHLGSRAIGGAGLIITEATAVSPEGRISYADLGIWKDEHIAKLKEITNFIEKQGAVAGIQLAHAGRKASHSQPWTGGAQIPAEHENGWQTLGPSPVAFSASEQPPVELDKREIARIIDDFKSATVRALAAGFKVIELHGAHGYLLNAFLSPLSNLRTDEYGGSFENRIRFVLETVEAVQEVWPEEYPLFVRISASEWTEGGWTIDDSVALAKILKEKGVDFIDCSSGGNVSGVRIPLKPGYQVEFAQAVKEQAGIPTGAVGLITTPEQADAIITTGQADLVFLARELLRDPHFPLRAAHQLGQEIKWPLQYERAKW
- a CDS encoding DUF4230 domain-containing protein; this encodes MLVALVITGFLVFLFFYIKHQFTTTRTEVSEDVMVSRIVSMGKLELVKYAMKDVVEKKELHIILPDSRVLFVAVGEVTACIDLTKVKKADIVQHGQDSVSVTLPKPEICYVKLDHQKSRVYDVSGVWFPNKAKTMVEDVYKIAEKKMLTTAGQMNLLGRAQKNASLIFQPFLENVSNKKVVIQFK
- a CDS encoding OsmC family protein produces the protein MKRTANAHWNGTLQEGKGEITTQSTILNKTQYSFKTRFADGIGTNPEELIAAAHAGCFTMAVGAALTQQGITPGDLTTDAILDLDMQALEIKGIHLELKASVIDGVDEAKFKEVAEGAKAGCIVSKALSVPITLNVTYA
- a CDS encoding M16 family metallopeptidase, which codes for MMAKLIKLLTAGAVGILCSVCAVAQPKLPQGYFWKKLPNGLEVVVIENSKVPLATIEIAVKNGAYTEGPEYSGLSHLFEHMFFKANKDYPDQEKFLKRTQELGAIWNGTTDVERVNYFFTFDKDSLNAGLKFMNAAIRFPIYREEDMKKERPVVDGEFQRAESSPYFQLYYEVSKGLWGDLITRKMPIGVHEIINTATPEKMMIIKDKYYFPNNSLLTICGDVKHEDAFKKAEDIFGNWASSGFNPHEKYPIPPFKPLDKSQWIVKETTIAQTPYMEVAWQGPAYVIDSASTVAADVFSTILGLNSSKLQQALVDKGLASSASVSYTTSHYTGAITLFVVPNPNKLKECYTEVTNQVSQWNKPDYYTDEQLTDAKAILLRNHSREMEKPSSLPSQLSFMWCSTSLDYGTNLTDNYQKVTRADIAKYVNGYITNKPFVAGMVINPEMAKASNVNAYFKAK